The following proteins are encoded in a genomic region of Macrobrachium nipponense isolate FS-2020 chromosome 44, ASM1510439v2, whole genome shotgun sequence:
- the LOC135203971 gene encoding tigger transposable element-derived protein 1-like translates to MAPKRQSTSSNDSSSKKRKVITMEVKYDVVKRSEKGETNTEIGRALGLSRTTVVTIVKDKERILKHIKDAAPMKATVINVKQRSQSIVEMEKLLMIWLEDQNQRRVPMSLSVIQKARELHEAIVKKYGEGSASGEFSASRGWFNRFKARANLHNVKLQGEAGSADSKAAESFPSGLAEIIKDGGYTADQVFNVDETGLFWERMPNRTYLSKEKSAPGHKAGGVPSTKYNIAYTADGPGSNR, encoded by the coding sequence ATGGCTCCCAAACGGCAGAGTACTTCCTCCAATGATAGTTcatctaagaagaggaaggtcatcaccatGGAGGTAAAGTACGACGTCGTTAAACGTTCTGAGAAGGGAGAGACGAACACCGAGATAGGTCGTGCTTTGGGCCTTAGCAGGACGACGGTGGTAACCatagtgaaggacaaggaacgcattctcaagcacattaaggatgctgcaccaaTGAAGGCAACGGTGATTAACgtgaagcaacgtagccagagcattgtggaAATGGAGAAGTTgctgatgatctggctggaggaccagaaccagcgacgtgttccaaTGAGCCTAAGTGTGATCcagaaggctagagagctgcatgaGGCAATAGTGAAAAAGTATGGGGAAGGCAGTGCtagtggtgaattttccgcgagtagaggttggtttaaccgtttcaAGGCTCGTgctaatttgcataatgtgaagctgcaaggtgaagctggtAGTGCTGATAGcaaagcagcagaaagttttcctagtggtttggctgaaataattaaggatggtggttacacagCTGACCAAGTTTTTAATGTAGATGAGACTGGCTTATTTTGGGAAAGGATGCCCAACcgtacgtacctttccaaggagaagtcagcacctggccataaagctg